Below is a window of Myroides profundi DNA.
GAGGTAATACAGTACCAAATAACGCTAATACAAGTCCCCATCCGTAGAAGATACTCCAGTCAAAATCACGAATACCAGAAGTATTGTCAGAGAACATCGTATAGAAGTTCATCATCGCATCAGAGTTATTAGGACCTATCTGTGTAATGATCACAAAGATAGATACGATAGTCGCCGCACCACATAGCATAAACATACTGCGTTTAGGAGCTGCTAAATGATTAGCAATACGTCCTGAAGCAAATAATGTAGTAGCAAAAGAGCACGCTGCCATAAAACCAAATATCACTCCTCTAATATCTAACTTGATTTCACTAAACAATACATTAGTCGCTAATACTGTCCCTGATAAGATTAAGATAACAGAGATTATCTTTAATAGATTAGGAAAAGTCTTAGTCGCGATACTGTCTAATACGATACCGATCCATACAGACTGCATTAAGAGAACTACTGCGATAGAAGCATCGATATAACTCACAGCCATATAGTATAATACAGAAGTGAATCCCATCGAAGTACCAGCTAAGATTAATTGTCTAATATCTTTAGAAGTAGCCTTTTGCTCATCACTAGACTTCTTGCGTAACGTATTGATTAAGGTCACACAGATTAACCCAATAAGTACTTGAGACAATGTTACTTCTGCAGTCGTATATCCCTGTGCATAAGCCAGTTTTACGAACGAAGCTAACATACCGAAACTAGACGCTCCGATAGCAACTAAGAAAACACCTTTTGCTGTATTTTGTTCTTTCATTTTTATTACTTTTTGCGAGGCAAAGGTAGTCATATTTTTTTCAGCAGTCTAGGACAAATGTCTAGCGCTATACTTCAGTTAGGAATTAAAAATTATAAATAAGGAATGCTTGTTTTAAGGTTTCTCTAAGTTATCTATACTTAGGTTGGCTTGCACTTTCTAGGGGTTTGCTAGGAGTATCCTTGGGGTTTGCTTGCCTAGAAGGCTATTTTGTCGAAGGAATGTGCAAGAATACTCCTAGCAATGTGCTAGTATACTAAAATGAAATAGAAAGATTAGCTAGTAGAAAGTGTAATACAGGGATGGTGTAGAGATAAGAAAGGACTTTTAGATAAGTCACTAAAATCAAGTGAAAAACTAAGGAAGTATAGTTGAGACAATAGGATATTCGATAAAAGGAAAGGAATATTACAAAACGAGGGGATCTGTTTGTAAATAAGAAAAGCCCATAACATCGCTGTTATGGGCTTCTCTGGAAGTGCTATAATCTTATTTCAGATTGTTGAAATTTCTTTTTACGAAGGCAGTAAGTTCTTCACCTTTTAATAAACCTTGAGATAGTTTTGCAAGGTCCATTGCTTGTTTGATACTTTCTGTTCTAGTTGTTTCATCAGCGTTACCAATGATGTTAGATGCTAGAGGAGAGTTCGTATTCACCACTAGGTTATACATCTCAGGGAAGTTACCCATACCGAACATACCTCCACCACCTGACTGGCTCATCTCTTTCATACGACGCATAAACTCAGGCTGTGTAATGATGAATGGCTCTGCTGTGCTATCCATAGCTTCTAGCTTCACAGTATATTTATCCTTAGGTACGATATTCTCTACGATCTCTTGTAATGATTTTTGTTCATCTTCAGATAATCTAGAGATTTCAGAATCCTCTTTCTTAATCAAGTTATTGATATGGTCAGAGTCTACACGTACGAAAGTAGTTTTCTCATTATCGCTTTCTAACTTTTGGATCAAGTGAGATACGATAGGAGAGTCTAATAATAATACTTGGTATCCTTTCTCTTGTGCAGCTGCGATATAGCTGTGTTGAGCATCTTTATTAGAAGCATATAAGATTACTAAATTACCATCTTTGTCAGTTTGGTTATCTTTAGTAGCTTCTTTTAATTCTTCTAATGTATAGAATTTATTATCTACAGTAGGGTAAAGCATGAATGCTCCAGCTTTTTCGTAGAACTTCTCTTCAGATAACATACCGTATTCTAGTACGATTTTGATATCATTCCATTTGCTTTCGAAGTCTTCTCTGTTTTCGTTAAATAACGATTTTAACTTATCCGCTACTTTACGAGTGATATAGTTAGAGATTTTCTTCACATTACCATCTGCTTGAAGGTAAGAACGAGATACGTTCAAAGGGATGTCTGGAGAGTCAATAACCCCTTTTAACATTGTCAAAAAGTCAGGAACGATACCTTCTACATTATCTGTTACGAATACTTGGTTTTGGTATAATTGGATTTTGTCTTTTTGCATTTGAAGATCAGCACTTAACTTAGGGAAGTATAAGATACCTGTAAGGTTAAATGGATAATCTACATTTAAATGGATATTGAATAAAGGATCTTCGAATTGAGTAGGGTATAACTCTTTATAGAAGTTCTTATAATCTTCATCACTTAAGTCAGCAGGTTGTTTTGTCCATGCTGGGTTAGGGTTATTGATAATAGTATCTATTTCTACTTTATCATCTCCTTCACCTTCTTCATGCGTACCGAACTTAATAGGCACAGGCATGAATTTATTGTATTTTACTAATAACTCACGGATTTTATAGTCTTCTAAGAAGTCTAGTGAATCTTCCGCAATATGTAATACAATCTCAGTACCTCTAGTCGTTTTGTCGCATGCTTCTAAAGTATACTCTGGGCTACCATCACAAGTCCAATGTGCAGCAGGCTCATCTTTAAATGATTTAGTGAAGATTTCTACTTTATCCGCTACCATAAAAGCAGAGTAGAACCCTAGACCAAAGTGTCCGATGATACCTGTGTCTTTAGCCGAGTCTTTATATTTTTCTAAGAACTCTTCAGCTCCAGAGAAAGCAACTTGATTAATGTATTTTTCTACTTCTTCTTTAGTCATCCCTAGACCTTGGTCTATGATGTGAAGTTTTTTATTGTCTTTGTCTATTTTAACTTCAATGATAGGGTCTCCATATTCTACATTAGCCTCCCCTATACTCGTTAAATGTTTTAGTTTTAATGTAGCATCAGTAGCATTAGATACTAACTCTCTTAAAAAAATTTCGTGATCACTGTAAAGGAACTTTTTAATAAGTGGGAAGATGTTCTCCACTGTAACGTTAATTTTTCCAGATGTCATAGTTGTATGTTTAATGTTATTTGAATTTTTAATATTTTTACAGTGTTGTAAGGACAAAAAAGATACCAAAGCAAAAAGAGTGTCACTTTGTCAGAAAACTCAAGGTTATCTTATTTCTTCGTAACTTTGAGAAGAGTATCGCACAAAAGAAAACGTAACAATAATAAAAAATCTATGAAAAAATTAGTATTATTTGGTGCACTGGCTCTTGCAGTAGCATCGTGTAAGCCTACTATGGACACAAAGTCTCAGGTAGGGATAAAAGGGAATTGGACTTTAACGGATATCAAGCACATCGGTGGTGAGTTCGTAAAAGTGAGTTCATTTAATATTGCTGATTCACAATGTTTTATTGGAAGCCAATGGAAATTCGTTTCTAACAATAATACAGGGGTAGTAGAATTGACAAAAGGAGGAGACTGTCCTAGTTTTGCAAGTGATTTTAAATGGAGTGTCACTCCGAATGGTAACTTCGAATTTAAATTCGTCGATGAGGGGGTCAAAGCTAAAAATGTAACAACAGGGTATTCTCTACGTGTGAAGAATCAAACAGCTAATACATTTGAGTTAGTTGATAAATTCTATGCAGGTGGACAATCGTATGATGTGACATATCGCTTTACTAAGAATTAATATACCTTTTATAACAAAACAATAAAACAAGATGAAAAAAACAGCCACATTTATATTAGCAGGAACATTATTAATCTCTTCAGTATCTTTAACAGGATGTGAAGCTGCTAAAAACTCTAATAAGACACAACGCGGTGCTGCTATCGGTGCTGCAGGTGGAGCTATTATCGGAGGGATCTTAGGGAATAATATTGGTAAAGGAGGTAACGGTGCTCTAGGTGCTGTACTTGGAGGTGTAATCGGTGGTGCTGCTGGAGGAGTGATCGGAAACAAGATGGATAAGCAAGCACGTCAGATCGAAAACACGGTACCTGGTGCTCAAGTAGAACGTGTAGGAGAGGGAATCAAATTAGTATTAGGAGAGAATTCTGTAAACTTCGATTTAAACTCTTCAACATTGACACAAAGAGCGAAAGATAATTTAGACAAGTTAATTACAGTATTTAAAGATCCTGAGAATCAAGATACAGATATCGAGATATATGGATATACGGATAATACTGGTAGAGAAGAGTATAACTTAAGCTTATCTAAAAAACGTGCAGCATCTGTAAGACAGTATTTAGCGTCTAAAGGAGTAGCTGCTAATCGTATGAAGACAGATGGTTTCGGTGTAGCTGACCCTATAGCTTCTAACGATACAAAAGAAGGACAAGCTAAGAATAGACGTGTAGAGTTTGCGATTAAAGCAAATGATAAAATGATCAGAGATGCTTATAACGAATCTGGTTCTTACTAATCAGATGAATATGATACAAAAAAAGGTTCCTTAAAAGGAACCTTTTTTATTGGTAATAATTGAAACAAAATTAATATTACTAGCAGTCAGAGCATTTAAGGGTAGAGTCCTCTTGCATCTCATACCAATGCGCTCCAGCTGTAAGTGTCTCGTTTGATTTTATCAATGCTTTTACTGGTTCGCTGATGTATACTTTTTTTCCTTTTGGGATATAAATAGTGTATACTATTTTGGCATTTTTAGTATCTGCATTTGTTTTGTTTTCTGGAAATAGATTGTTAGAAATGATTAATTGATTTCCTTCTTGATTTAAGTTGGTTAAGTTCAAATCTATCTCTATGATCTTGTTTTTCTTTTTATTGATAG
It encodes the following:
- a CDS encoding EamA family transporter, with amino-acid sequence MKEQNTAKGVFLVAIGASSFGMLASFVKLAYAQGYTTAEVTLSQVLIGLICVTLINTLRKKSSDEQKATSKDIRQLILAGTSMGFTSVLYYMAVSYIDASIAVVLLMQSVWIGIVLDSIATKTFPNLLKIISVILILSGTVLATNVLFSEIKLDIRGVIFGFMAACSFATTLFASGRIANHLAAPKRSMFMLCGAATIVSIFVIITQIGPNNSDAMMNFYTMFSDNTSGIRDFDWSIFYGWGLVLALFGTVLPPIFLNMGFPLTGVGLGSIISSLELPASVTVAFFVLKEEVIFIQWMGILMILGAIVLMNSNLLFKKKKIEVVE
- the htpG gene encoding molecular chaperone HtpG — translated: MTSGKINVTVENIFPLIKKFLYSDHEIFLRELVSNATDATLKLKHLTSIGEANVEYGDPIIEVKIDKDNKKLHIIDQGLGMTKEEVEKYINQVAFSGAEEFLEKYKDSAKDTGIIGHFGLGFYSAFMVADKVEIFTKSFKDEPAAHWTCDGSPEYTLEACDKTTRGTEIVLHIAEDSLDFLEDYKIRELLVKYNKFMPVPIKFGTHEEGEGDDKVEIDTIINNPNPAWTKQPADLSDEDYKNFYKELYPTQFEDPLFNIHLNVDYPFNLTGILYFPKLSADLQMQKDKIQLYQNQVFVTDNVEGIVPDFLTMLKGVIDSPDIPLNVSRSYLQADGNVKKISNYITRKVADKLKSLFNENREDFESKWNDIKIVLEYGMLSEEKFYEKAGAFMLYPTVDNKFYTLEELKEATKDNQTDKDGNLVILYASNKDAQHSYIAAAQEKGYQVLLLDSPIVSHLIQKLESDNEKTTFVRVDSDHINNLIKKEDSEISRLSEDEQKSLQEIVENIVPKDKYTVKLEAMDSTAEPFIITQPEFMRRMKEMSQSGGGGMFGMGNFPEMYNLVVNTNSPLASNIIGNADETTRTESIKQAMDLAKLSQGLLKGEELTAFVKRNFNNLK
- a CDS encoding OmpA family protein, whose product is MKKTATFILAGTLLISSVSLTGCEAAKNSNKTQRGAAIGAAGGAIIGGILGNNIGKGGNGALGAVLGGVIGGAAGGVIGNKMDKQARQIENTVPGAQVERVGEGIKLVLGENSVNFDLNSSTLTQRAKDNLDKLITVFKDPENQDTDIEIYGYTDNTGREEYNLSLSKKRAASVRQYLASKGVAANRMKTDGFGVADPIASNDTKEGQAKNRRVEFAIKANDKMIRDAYNESGSY
- a CDS encoding lipocalin family protein, with amino-acid sequence MSENSRLSYFFVTLRRVSHKRKRNNNKKSMKKLVLFGALALAVASCKPTMDTKSQVGIKGNWTLTDIKHIGGEFVKVSSFNIADSQCFIGSQWKFVSNNNTGVVELTKGGDCPSFASDFKWSVTPNGNFEFKFVDEGVKAKNVTTGYSLRVKNQTANTFELVDKFYAGGQSYDVTYRFTKN